Proteins from one Chelonia mydas isolate rCheMyd1 chromosome 14, rCheMyd1.pri.v2, whole genome shotgun sequence genomic window:
- the CASKIN2 gene encoding caskin-2 isoform X5 — MMGREQELIQAVKNGDVPGVQKLVAKVKASKSKLLGSAKRMNVNYQDADGFSALHHAALGGSLELISLLLEAQATVDIKDSNGMRPLHYAAWQGRVEPVHLLLRAAASVNMASLDGQIPLHLSAQYGHYEVSEMLLQHQSNPCLINKAKKTPLDLACEFGRLKVAQLLLNSHMCVALLEGQSKDTSDPNYTTPLHLAAKNGHKEIIRQLLKAGIEINRQTKTGTALHEAALYGKTEVVRLLLEGGVDVNIRNTYNQTALDIVNQFTTSHASKDIKQLLREASGILKVRALKDFWNLHDPTALNIRAGDIITVLEQHSDGRWKGHIHDTQKGTDRVGYFPPSIVEVISKRTAGDRNSVGSEGSIGSIRSAGSGQSTEGNNGQSTSILIENATPLPPGGEDLQLHLLGSNSQNGQLNSLTGTLGRQNLTNCNASNRIFSHQYLRPEQLLEGKDAEAIYNWLSEFQLEFYTANFLNAGYDVPTISRMTPEDLTAIGVTKPGHRKKISTEIGQLSIAEWLPNYIPADLMEWLSAIGLPQYHKKLVSNGYDSISIVTDLTWEDLQEIGINKLGHQKKIMLAVKKLTDIRKNLNQADTKLARRKIPGALDIVTIESVENGESQSPHTPKMITFQDSELSYELQTAMSNSCQETLPMKNTQGMSRSQESIGVRSRGSGHSQDNMLSKTILSSHSQESLGSGSSSSGHSSTQPRQKENADVLPGRPNQDNYGKVITKLTTQEGLNGYSNGCGGSPLKERNLPEGTDQYQRPVAQKGSVPLLQPSNSLPAATPCTPLQTPNKGTAPYVFMYPHISLKSPGVPEQPKNPAHLYPQFSSTPRSNLQSSAQKAFSYLHSHCSGTESPYMSPKPGATLGSWQAGEQQNGDTFKYKKRSHSLNRYALSDGEHEKEEGVTSTLGSYATLTRRPGRSQVPRTYLQSDSKVVRSQSFAIRAKRKGPPPPPPKRLSSVSSAQAMEAEGEQGLESERRPAVAQDSVDVAPSPWLGTSNAGTSQTVKSIAAMLEVPTVGGSPPKPLLLQKPPTPDHELVSRAGSDGQPCGARISEGSCSMRLSDNERDAFGNNRPRRRTFSEPSVTTMEALQSSLEDVQSDTEEERRPGPEDCEISSLSSQNSSSECIPFAEEGNLTIKQRPKPTGQHKAEATSRDSESSSPTAADVGPPCSSAGKELGGTTEKELEVLEFNLTESDTVKRRPRCKEREPLQTLLKVFSLAGQSQALASPPPQYAQAQAVSIMGPALQVPEPEPRGNGDSFDDDRVEFRIAEIEKSILSLEKGVKKPPLSLKSASPGELHEGAVRLRTSPVGPDASAKHTSVASTKLVFSGPKTIYQQVLQPSRNTIAPWATAEMAPEVAGSTAVACPSKLEIGNKAVLSSGMPIFMKPLSAAPDAALAQQRLEQTNSSLAAALQAAEKKITAEELDSHYGATHSANNILEDISNMFDDLADQLDAMLD; from the exons AGCTCCTGGGATCAGCCAAGCGAATGAATGTGAATTACCAGGACGCGGACGG GTTCTCAGCACTGCACCATGCAGCCCTGGGTGGGAGCCTGGAGCtcatctccctgctgctggaggcacAGGCCACTGTCGACATAAAGGACAGCAATG GGATGCGCCCGCTGCACTATGCTGCCTGGCAGGGGAGGGTGGAGCCGGTCCACCTGCTGCTGCGGGCAGCCGCCTCGGTCAACATGGCGTCACTGGATGGGCAGATCCCCCTGCATCTGTCTGCGCAGTACGGGCACTACGAGGTG TCAGAAATGCTGCTCCAGCACCAGTCCAACCCGTGTCTCATCAATAAGGCGAAGAAAACCCCCCTGGACCTGGCCTGTGAGTTTGGCCGGCTTAAG GTTGCCCAATTGCTCCTGAACAGCCACATGTGTGTTGCGCTCCTGGAGGGTCAGTCCAAAGACACTAGTGACCCCAACTACACCACCCCTCTGCACCTGGCAGCCAAGAACGGGCACAAGGAGATAATCAG gcaGCTGCTGAAAGCTGGGATTGAGATCAACAGGCAGACAAAGACGGGCACGGCCCTGCACGAGGCAGCGCTCTACGGCAAGACGGAGGTGGTGCGCCTGCTGCTGGAG GGTGGCGTAGATGTGAACATCCGAAACACCTACAACCAGACGGCCCTGGACATCGTGAACCAGTTCACCACCTCGCACGCCAGCAAGGACATCAAGCAACTGCTGAGAG AGGCATCAGGAATTCTGAAAGTCCGAGCTTTAAAAGATTTCTGGAACCTCCATGACCCGACTGCTCTCAACATCCGGGCAGGAGATATCATCACG GTCCTGGAGCAGCACTCTGACGGGCGCTGGAAGGGGCACATCCACGACACTCAGAAAGGCACTGATCGAGTCGGctacttccctccctccatcgTCGAGGTCATCAGCAAGCGGACAG CAGGAGACAGGAACAGCGTGGGCAGTGAGGGCAGCATTGGCAGCATTCGCAGCGCCGGCAGCGGGCAGAGCACTGAGGGCAACAACGGGCAGAGCACTAGTATCCTCATCGAGAACGCCACG CCGCTGCCCCCTGGTGGTGAGGACCTACAACTGCACCTCTTAGGATCAAATAGCCAGAATGGGCAGCTGAACTCCTTGACAG gAACCCTTGGGCGCCAGAACCTGACCAACTGTAACGCCAGCAACAGGATCTTCTCTCACCAATACCTCCGCCCTGAACAGCTCTTGGAGGGAAAG GATGCAGAAGCCATTTACAACTGGCTGAGCGAGTTCCAGCTGGAGTTCTACACGGCCAACTTCCTCAATGCTGGTTATGACGTCCCCACCATCAGCCGCATGACCCCAGAG GACCTAACAGCCATTGGGGTGACTAAGCCGGGGCACAGAAAGAAAATCTCCACTGAGATTGGGCAGCTCAGCATTGCAGAGTGGCTGCCAAATTACATTCCT GCGGACCTGATGGAGTGGCTGAGCGCCATTGGGCTGCCCCAGTACCATAAGAAGCTGGTGAGCAATGGTTATGACTCCATCAGCATCGTAACAGACCTGACATGGGAGGACCTGCAGGAGATTGGCATCAACAAGCTGG GCCACCAGAAGAAGATCATGCTGGCTGTCAAGAAGCTGACAGACATCCGCAAGAACTTGAACCAAGCCGACACCAAACTGGCAAGACGCAAAATCCCTGGGGCCCTGGACATAGTCACCATTGAGTCTGTTGAGAATGGAGAGTCCCAGTCTCCGCACACGCCCAAGATGATAACCTTCCAGGACAGCGAGCTGAGCTATGAGCTCCAAACAGCCATGTCCAACAGCTGCCAGGAAACGCTCCCCATGAAGAACACTCAGGGGATGTCACGGAGTCAGGAGAGCATTGGAGTGCGCTCCAGAGGGTCAGGGCATTCTCAGGACAACATGTTGTCCAAGACCATCCTCTCCAGCCATTCCCAGGAGAGCctgggcagcggcagcagcagcagcgggcacTCCTCCACGCAGCCCCGGCAGAAGGAGAATGCGGACGTTCTGCCAGGGAGACCTAACCAAGATAATTACGGGAAGGTTATTACCAAGCTGACCACCCAAGAGGGACTGAATGGTTACTCCAATGGGTGTGGAGGAAGCCCTCTGAAAGAGAGGAACCTCCCCGAAGGGACAGATCAGTACCAGCGGCCTGTGGCTCAGAAAGGCAGCGTTCCACTGTTACAGCCATCCAACTCTCTACCAGCagcaaccccctgcaccccactgcaGACACCCAACAAGGGCACAGCACCCTACGTCTTCATGTATCCTCACATCTCCTTGAAATCCCCCGGTGTTCCTGAGCAGCCCAAGAACCCAGCACACCTGTACCCCCAGTTCTCCTCGACCCCGAGGAGCAACCTCCAGTCATCAGCTCAGAAAGCTTTCTCCTATCTCCATTCccactgcagtggcacagaatcaCCATACATGTCTCCAAAGCCTGGTGCCaccctgggctcctggcaggctgGAGAACAGCAAAATGGAGACACCTTCAAATACAAGAAGCGCTCTCACAGCCTGAACCGCTACGCTCTGTCGGATGGCGAGcatgagaaggaggagggagtCACCAGCACCCTGGGCTCCTACGCCACCCTCACCAGGCGCCCGGGACGGAGCCAAGTGCCACGCACCTATCTGCAGTCAGACAGCAAGGTCGTTCGCAGCCAGTCCTTCGCCATCCGGGCGAAGAGGAAagggcctccacccccaccacctaAGCGCCTGAGCTCTGTCTCCAGTGCCCAGGCTATGGAGGCagaaggggagcagggtctggaatCAGAAAGGCGGCCAGCTGTTGCCCAAGATTCGGTGGATGTGGCTCCCTCACCATGGCTGGGCACCAGCAATGCAGGCACCAGCCAAACAGTGAAGAGCATAGCTGCAATGCTCGAGGTGCCCACCGTAGGTGGGAGTCCACCAAAGCCTCTTCTGTTACAAAAGCCCCCAACTCCAGATCACGAGCTAGTTTCTAGAGCAGGCTCAGATGGTCAGCCCTGTGGAGCCAGGATCTCTGAAGGCTCCTGCAGCATGAGGCTCTCGGATAACGAGAGAGACGCCTTTGGAAACAACAGACCCCGCCGTCGCACGTTCAGCGAACCTAGTGTCACCACGATGGAGGCCTTGCAAAGCAGCCTGGAGGACGTCCAGTCTGACACAGAGGAGGAGCGGAGACCTGGCCCAGAGGACTGTGAGATCTCGTCGTTGTCCTCTCAGAACAGCTCCAGTGAGTGCATTCCATTTGCAGAAGAAGGCAACTTAACCATCAAACAGCGACCAAAGCCTACCGGGCAACACAAGGCAGAAGCTACCAGCCGGGACTCTGAGTCCAGCTCCCCGACAGCTGCTGATGTGGggcctccctgctcctctgctgggaaggagctgggaggaaCCACAGAAAAAGAGTTGGAAGTGCTGGAATTCAACCTCACCGAGTCTGACACGGTGAAGCGGAGGCCCCGGTGCAAGGAGAGGGAGCCACTCCAGACTCTGCTAAAAGTGTTCAGCTTGGCTGGCCAGAGCCAGGCTCTTGCGAGTCCGCCCCCACAATATGCACAGGCCCAAGCCGTGAGCATCATGGGCCCAGCGCTACAAGTGCCGGAGCCGGAGCCCAGGGGGAACGGAGACAGTTTTGATGACGACAGAGTGGAATTCAGAATTGCTGAGATTGAGAAAAGCATCCTGTCTCTGGAGAAGGGGGTCAAAAAGCCTCCACTTTCTCTGAAATCAGCCAGCCCTGGGGAGCTGCATGAGGGTGCTGTCCGCCTGAGGACCTCACCTGTAGGGCCAG atgcctcagccaagcacACGTCCGTTGCTTCTACGAAGCTGGTATTTTCAGGGCCAAAAACGATTTATCAGCAAGTCCTGCAGCCCTCCCGGAATACCATCGCCCCCTGGGCAACTGCCGAGATGGCACCAGAGGTGGCAGGATCCACTGCTGTTGCCTGCCCATCGAAGCTGGAGATTGGCAACAAGGCAGTCTTGAGCAGCGGGATGCCCATTTTTATGAAGCCTTTGAGTGCTGCTCCGGATGCAGCCCTGGCTCAGCAGAGACTGGAACAGACCAACTCCTCCCTGGCAGCTGCGCTGCAGGCTGCTGAGAAAAAAATAACAGCCGAGGAGTTGGACAG tCACTACGGGGCTACGCACTCGGCTAATAACATCCTGGAAGACATCAGCAACATGTTCGATGACCTGGCTGACCAGCTGGACGCCATGCTGGACTGA